One part of the Sebastes fasciatus isolate fSebFas1 chromosome 8, fSebFas1.pri, whole genome shotgun sequence genome encodes these proteins:
- the pmelb gene encoding premelanosome protein b, with protein MWTSAVLLVLLAVVSPTVAKPRNRFTRYPSWNNKMYPIWKDGDPRYKDSWKGGKVTFNVGNDSPTLTAAKVTFTIDLEFPHNQKVQPNGDVVWAEDCIVNGTKYHESEPVYPTLNSDWESVFPDGTPIKKDKRPAYVFVWKTWGQYWQVADDSSSSLTIDTDNIPLGSYTIDIVIYHYRSKEKFIPLGYASTQFSITDQIPFAVSLDQVNDIVVGDMRFIQNRAIAFTITLHDPSQYLSNADITYNWDFGDESGALISRELTVTHTYINSGSFKPKVVIQAVIPDKACDPADLPTKAPGPPIHHGTTVKAAALASAIPILVSTKATGLTVNMIPSDTEEDNTEDEASTAPNTLPAQETPTVVNPDMPAVSEGQTDDKQTVTLMGRAKVVVVAKRDADDEPSDDDCVIYRYGSFCTGIEVFQGIEKVEIVQMDNAVMATPDMGRNVVDITVTCQGSLPKEVCSVILDAECLRPIHTVCNMVEPTKECQLVLRHFFNDSGVYCINVSMANDVSLAVTSAKVNVDIGSGLSSPGTIAVVLGVLVLVLAIGIMAYSYKRFKAYRPLKEGLIASADQQVGRAQACSGASMFWKLLNRRGTVDDCPLLQERPV; from the exons ATGTGGACGTCTGCCGTGCTGTTGGTGTTGCTGGCAGTGGTTTCACCCACTGTGGCAA agcccaGAAACCGTTTCACTCGCTATCCATCATGGAACAATAAGATGTACCCAATCTGGAAAGATGGAGACCCACGATACAAAGACTCATGGAAAG GTGGAAAAGTGACTTTCAATGTGGGGAACGATTCACCGACTCTGACTGCAGCCAAAGTTACTTTTACCATCGACTTGGAGTTCCCACACAACCAGAAGGTTCAGCCGAATGGAGACGTTGTTTGGGCGGAAGACTGCATAGTCAATG GAACAAAGTACCATGAGTCTGAACCAGTATACCCAACTCTGAACTCAGACTGGGAGTCTGTTTTCCCTGATGGGACACCGATTAAGAAGGACAAGAGGCCGGCCTACGTGTTTGTCTGGAAGACCTGGG GTCAGTACTGGCAGGTGGCAgatgactcctcttcctccctgacCATCGACACAGACAACATCCCACTGGGCTCCTACACCATTGACATCGTCATCTACCACTACCGCAGCAAGGAGAAGTTCATCCCTCTGGGATACGCCTCCACTCAGTTCTCCATCACTG ATCAAATCCCTTTTGCCGTATCTCTGGACCAAGTGAACGACATTGTGGTCGGGGACATGCGCTTCATCCAGAACCGGGCCATCGCCTTTACCATCACCCTCCACGACCCGAGCCAGTACCTCAGCAACGCAGACATCACCTACAACTGGGACTTTGGGGATGAAAGTGGAGCCCTGATATCCAGAGAGCTGACCGTCACTCACACTTACATCAACTCTGGCTCATTCAAGCCTAAGGTGGTGATCCAGGCAGTCATCCCAGATAAGGCCTGCGACCCGGCTGATCTGCCAACCAAGGCCCCCGGTCCACCTATTCATCACGGCACCACAG TGAAAGCTGCTGCACTGGCGTCTGCTATCCCCATACTGGTTTCCACCAAGGCAACTGGTCTGACTGTCAACATGATTCCTTCAGACACAGAGGAGGACAACACTGAGGATGAGGCCTCCACTGCCCCCAACACACTGCCTGCCCAGGAAACACCCACTGTGGTCAACCCTGACATGCCTGCTGTTAGTGAGGGGCAGACAG ATGATAAGCAAACAGTGACCCTGATGGGCCGAGCTAAAGTGGTGGTCGTTGCTAAGAGGGACGCTGATGATGAACCCTCTGACGACGACTGTGTGATATATCGTTATGGCTCCTTCTGCACCGGCATCGAAGTGTTTC AGGGCATTGAAAAAGTAGAGATTGTACAAATGGACAATGCTGTCATGGCAACACCTGACATGGGTAGAAATGTTGTGGACATCACTGTTACCTGCCAGGGAAG TCTTCCTAAAGAGGTGTGCAGCGTGATCCTGGATGCAGAGTGCTTGAGGCCAATTCACACAGtgtgcaacatggtggagcCCACCAAAGAGTGCCAGCTGGTGTTACGTCACTTCTTCAATGACTCTGGTGTCTACTGCATCAACGTGTCCATGGCCAACGACGTCAGTTTAGCTGTCACCAGTGCCAAAGTCAACGTCGACATAG GTTCAGGTCTGTCCTCTCCTGGCACCATCGCCGTTGTGTTGGGTGTCCTGGTACTCGTTCTAGCAATAGGAATAATGGCATATTCTTACAA GCGCTTTAAGGCCTACCGTCCTCTGAAGGAAGGACTGATTGCGTCTGCAGACCAGCAGGTCGGCCGGGCTCAGGCCTGCTCTGGAGCCTCGATGTTCTGGAAGCTGCTGAACAGACGGGGAACTGTGGACGACTGCCCGCTGTTGCAGGAGCGGCCGGTGTGA
- the sarnp gene encoding SAP domain-containing ribonucleoprotein yields the protein MAEVIELQKLKLAELRQECEARGLDTKGNKGELIARLQAYLEEHEEDVDVDDVLAEDTEDFNKVESANNVKDDEKDSESTECEPPADKKVVKITPPSTTGERLQKRAERFNLPATAESKKAIRAARFGESTENTSPASGAVANSKAPVNVDQLKKRAERFGMNVSSVSQKIEEDEKLKKRKERFGGSVVAGSVGSAEVEAKKMKRAERFGKV from the exons ATGGCCGAAGTGATCGAGCTGCAGAAGCTGAAG CTTGCTGAACTGCGGCAGGAGTGTGAGGCCCGAGGTTTGGACACCAAGGGAAACAAAGGAGAGCTCATTGCTCGACTCCAAGCCTATCTGGAGGAGCACG AGGAAGATGTGGATGTAGATGATGTGCTGGCAGAGGATACGGAG GACTTCAATAAAGTTGAGAGTGCCAACAATGTCAAAGATGATGAGAAGGATTCTGAGTCTACTGAGTGCGAGCC ACCTGCTGATAAAAAGGTGGTGAAAATAACTCCTCCATCAACTACCGGTGAA AGACTACAGAAGAGAGCTGAACGTTTCAACCTGCCTGCAACAGCTGAAAGCAAAAAGGCCATACGTGCAGCAAG GTTTGGTGAATCCACTGAGAATACCAGTCCCGCTTCAG GTGCAGTTGCGAACAGTAAAGCCCCC GTGAACGTCGATCAGCTGAAGAAGAGAGCAGAACGATTTGGCATGAACGTTTCATCCGTTTCACAAAAG attgaAGAGGATGAAAAGCTgaaaaagaggaaggagaggttTGGGGGCTCAGTGGTTGCAGGTTCAGTTGGATCAGCCGAAGTCGAG GCAAAGAAAATGAAGCGTGCTGAAAGATTTGGAAAAGTGTGA